A genome region from Populus alba chromosome 5, ASM523922v2, whole genome shotgun sequence includes the following:
- the LOC118029957 gene encoding ubiquitin domain-containing protein DSK2b isoform X2, with protein sequence MGGGNGDVEGGSNDTNGGDDEVNVNIRCSNGSKFTVKISLSSTVDSFKQLIANQCDVPSDQQRLIYKGRILKDDQTLQSYGLEADHAVHLVRGFAPSAPVNATAATNTGGLNTAPTNTRAAGSTDDGELGGSGFGSLFPGLGLNGLGGSGGLLGAGLPEFEQVQQQLTRNPNIMRDIMNTPVVQNLMNNPEIMRNLLMNNPQMREIIDRNPELAHILNDPSTLRQTLEAARNPELMREMMRNTDRAMSNIESSPEGFNMLRRMYETVQEPFLNATTMAGNAEGDSANPFAALLGTQTENQARDGSTNLSTTSSETTTGSPAPNTNPLPNPWSSGGAQTNTTRSNPTSDTRPQAPTGLGGLGLPDLDNMFSVMPDAAMVNQLMQNPAISQMMQSFMSSPQYMNQIIGMNPQLRSMLDSNPQLREMMQNPEFLRQLTSPETLQQLLTFQQSLMSQLGQRQSTQAQGQTGAGTASNAGLEMLMNMFGGLGAGSLAVPNRSNVPPEELYATQLSQLQEMGFFDTQENIRALIATAGNVHAAVERLLGSTGQ encoded by the exons ATGGGAGGCGGTAATGGAGATGTAGAAGGAGGCAGCAACGATACCAACGGTGGAGATGACGAAGTGAATGTCAACATCAGATGTTCTAACGGCTCAAAATTCACTGTCAAAATTAGCTTGTCGTCAACCGTTGATTCGTTTAAGCAGCTTATCGCGAATCAGTGTGATGTGCCGTCTGATCAACAGCGATTGATTTATAAGGGTCGGATCTTAAAGGATGATCAAACTCTACAAAGCTatg GCTTGGAGGCAGATCATGCTGTCCACTTGGTTCGTGGGTTTGCACCATCTGCACCAGTCAATGCAACTGCTGCAACCAATACTGGAGGTTTGAATACTGCTCCGACCAATACCAGAGCTGCTGGCTCTACTGATGATGGAGAACTCGGAGGATCTGGTTTTGGATCACTGTTTCCAGGACTTGGTTTAAATGGCTTGGGGGGCAGTGGTGGTTTGCTTGGAGCTGGACTTCCGGAGTTTGAACAAGTGCAGCAACAGCTGACTCGGAACCCCAACATCATGAGAGACATAATGAACACGCCTGTTGTTCAGAACCTAATGAATAACCCTGAAATCATGCGGAACTTGCTAATGAACAACCCTCAAATGCGTGAAATCATTGACCGAAATCCTGAGCTGGCACATATACTTAATGATCCTAGCACTCTTCGTCAAACACTTGAAGCTGCACGAAACCCAGAGCTCATGCGTGAGATGATGCGCAACACAGATAGAGCTATGAGCAACATTGAATCTTCTCCTGAGGGATTCAACATGCTGAGGCGCATGTATGAAACTGTTCAAGAGCCATTTCTTAATGCAACTACAATGGCTGGAAATGCTGAAGGCGATAGTGCAAACCCATTTGCAGCGCTTTTAGGGACCCAAACTGAGAACCAGGCCAGAGATGGATCAACTAATTTGTCAACCACTAGTTCTGAAACCACCACTGGCTCTCCTGCTCCAAATACTAACCCACTTCCCAACCCTTGGAGCA GTGGAGGTGCCCAAACTAACACCACAAGGTCGAATCCCACCAGTGATACTAGGCCACAGGCACCTACCGGGCTAGGTGGACTTGGTCTCCCTGATCTTGACAACATGTTTAGTGTTATGCCAGATGCTGCTATGGTGAACCAGTTGATGCAAAATCCAGCTATTTCACAAATGATGCAAAGCTTCATGTCCAGCCCTCAGTACATGAACCAG ATTATTGGTATGAATCCCCAACTCCGCAGCATGCTTGATTCCAATCCTCAACTAAGAGAAATGATGCAAAACCCAGAATTTCTTCGTCAATTGACATCTCCTGAGACATTGCAG CAACTTTTGACTTTCCAGCAATCTCTTATGTCTCAACTTGGTCAGCGACAGTCAACCCA GGCACAAGGTCAGACTGGTGCTGGTACAG CCAGCAATGCTGGTTTGGAGATGTTAATGAATATGTTTGGTGGGCTTGGGGCTGGCAGCCTGGCTGTTCCCAACAGATCAAATG TGCCCCCAGAAGAACTATATGCGACCCAGCTGTCACAGCTTCAAGAAATGGGTTTCTTTGACACACAAGAGAATATACGAGCACTAATTGCAACTGCAGGGAATGTCCATGCTGCAGTGGAGCGACTTTTGGGAAGCACTGGTCAATAG
- the LOC118029957 gene encoding ubiquitin domain-containing protein DSK2a isoform X1, with translation MGGGNGDVEGGSNDTNGGDDEVNVNIRCSNGSKFTVKISLSSTVDSFKQLIANQCDVPSDQQRLIYKGRILKDDQTLQSYGLEADHAVHLVRGFAPSAPVNATAATNTGGLNTAPTNTRAAGSTDDGELGGSGFGSLFPGLGLNGLGGSGGLLGAGLPEFEQVQQQLTRNPNIMRDIMNTPVVQNLMNNPEIMRNLLMNNPQMREIIDRNPELAHILNDPSTLRQTLEAARNPELMREMMRNTDRAMSNIESSPEGFNMLRRMYETVQEPFLNATTMAGNAEGDSANPFAALLGTQTENQARDGSTNLSTTSSETTTGSPAPNTNPLPNPWSSGGAQTNTTRSNPTSDTRPQAPTGLGGLGLPDLDNMFSVMPDAAMVNQLMQNPAISQMMQSFMSSPQYMNQIIGMNPQLRSMLDSNPQLREMMQNPEFLRQLTSPETLQQLLTFQQSLMSQLGQRQSTQAQGQTGAGTGTASNAGLEMLMNMFGGLGAGSLAVPNRSNVPPEELYATQLSQLQEMGFFDTQENIRALIATAGNVHAAVERLLGSTGQ, from the exons ATGGGAGGCGGTAATGGAGATGTAGAAGGAGGCAGCAACGATACCAACGGTGGAGATGACGAAGTGAATGTCAACATCAGATGTTCTAACGGCTCAAAATTCACTGTCAAAATTAGCTTGTCGTCAACCGTTGATTCGTTTAAGCAGCTTATCGCGAATCAGTGTGATGTGCCGTCTGATCAACAGCGATTGATTTATAAGGGTCGGATCTTAAAGGATGATCAAACTCTACAAAGCTatg GCTTGGAGGCAGATCATGCTGTCCACTTGGTTCGTGGGTTTGCACCATCTGCACCAGTCAATGCAACTGCTGCAACCAATACTGGAGGTTTGAATACTGCTCCGACCAATACCAGAGCTGCTGGCTCTACTGATGATGGAGAACTCGGAGGATCTGGTTTTGGATCACTGTTTCCAGGACTTGGTTTAAATGGCTTGGGGGGCAGTGGTGGTTTGCTTGGAGCTGGACTTCCGGAGTTTGAACAAGTGCAGCAACAGCTGACTCGGAACCCCAACATCATGAGAGACATAATGAACACGCCTGTTGTTCAGAACCTAATGAATAACCCTGAAATCATGCGGAACTTGCTAATGAACAACCCTCAAATGCGTGAAATCATTGACCGAAATCCTGAGCTGGCACATATACTTAATGATCCTAGCACTCTTCGTCAAACACTTGAAGCTGCACGAAACCCAGAGCTCATGCGTGAGATGATGCGCAACACAGATAGAGCTATGAGCAACATTGAATCTTCTCCTGAGGGATTCAACATGCTGAGGCGCATGTATGAAACTGTTCAAGAGCCATTTCTTAATGCAACTACAATGGCTGGAAATGCTGAAGGCGATAGTGCAAACCCATTTGCAGCGCTTTTAGGGACCCAAACTGAGAACCAGGCCAGAGATGGATCAACTAATTTGTCAACCACTAGTTCTGAAACCACCACTGGCTCTCCTGCTCCAAATACTAACCCACTTCCCAACCCTTGGAGCA GTGGAGGTGCCCAAACTAACACCACAAGGTCGAATCCCACCAGTGATACTAGGCCACAGGCACCTACCGGGCTAGGTGGACTTGGTCTCCCTGATCTTGACAACATGTTTAGTGTTATGCCAGATGCTGCTATGGTGAACCAGTTGATGCAAAATCCAGCTATTTCACAAATGATGCAAAGCTTCATGTCCAGCCCTCAGTACATGAACCAG ATTATTGGTATGAATCCCCAACTCCGCAGCATGCTTGATTCCAATCCTCAACTAAGAGAAATGATGCAAAACCCAGAATTTCTTCGTCAATTGACATCTCCTGAGACATTGCAG CAACTTTTGACTTTCCAGCAATCTCTTATGTCTCAACTTGGTCAGCGACAGTCAACCCA GGCACAAGGTCAGACTGGTGCTGGTACAG GAACAGCCAGCAATGCTGGTTTGGAGATGTTAATGAATATGTTTGGTGGGCTTGGGGCTGGCAGCCTGGCTGTTCCCAACAGATCAAATG TGCCCCCAGAAGAACTATATGCGACCCAGCTGTCACAGCTTCAAGAAATGGGTTTCTTTGACACACAAGAGAATATACGAGCACTAATTGCAACTGCAGGGAATGTCCATGCTGCAGTGGAGCGACTTTTGGGAAGCACTGGTCAATAG
- the LOC118029957 gene encoding ubiquitin domain-containing protein DSK2b isoform X3 translates to MGGGNGDVEGGSNDTNGGDDEVNVNIRCSNGSKFTVKISLSSTVDSFKQLIANQCDVPSDQQRLIYKGRILKDDQTLQSYGLEADHAVHLVRGFAPSAPVNATAATNTGGLNTAPTNTRAAGSTDDGELGGSGFGSLFPGLGLNGLGGSGGLLGAGLPEFEQVQQQLTRNPNIMRDIMNTPVVQNLMNNPEIMRNLLMNNPQMREIIDRNPELAHILNDPSTLRQTLEAARNPELMREMMRNTDRAMSNIESSPEGFNMLRRMYETVQEPFLNATTMAGNAEGDSANPFAALLGTQTENQARDGSTNLSTTSSETTTGSPAPNTNPLPNPWSSGGAQTNTTRSNPTSDTRPQAPTGLGGLGLPDLDNMFSVMPDAAMVNQLMQNPAISQMMQSFMSSPQYMNQIIGMNPQLRSMLDSNPQLREMMQNPEFLRQLTSPETLQQLLTFQQSLMSQLGQRQSTQAQGQTGAGTVPPEELYATQLSQLQEMGFFDTQENIRALIATAGNVHAAVERLLGSTGQ, encoded by the exons ATGGGAGGCGGTAATGGAGATGTAGAAGGAGGCAGCAACGATACCAACGGTGGAGATGACGAAGTGAATGTCAACATCAGATGTTCTAACGGCTCAAAATTCACTGTCAAAATTAGCTTGTCGTCAACCGTTGATTCGTTTAAGCAGCTTATCGCGAATCAGTGTGATGTGCCGTCTGATCAACAGCGATTGATTTATAAGGGTCGGATCTTAAAGGATGATCAAACTCTACAAAGCTatg GCTTGGAGGCAGATCATGCTGTCCACTTGGTTCGTGGGTTTGCACCATCTGCACCAGTCAATGCAACTGCTGCAACCAATACTGGAGGTTTGAATACTGCTCCGACCAATACCAGAGCTGCTGGCTCTACTGATGATGGAGAACTCGGAGGATCTGGTTTTGGATCACTGTTTCCAGGACTTGGTTTAAATGGCTTGGGGGGCAGTGGTGGTTTGCTTGGAGCTGGACTTCCGGAGTTTGAACAAGTGCAGCAACAGCTGACTCGGAACCCCAACATCATGAGAGACATAATGAACACGCCTGTTGTTCAGAACCTAATGAATAACCCTGAAATCATGCGGAACTTGCTAATGAACAACCCTCAAATGCGTGAAATCATTGACCGAAATCCTGAGCTGGCACATATACTTAATGATCCTAGCACTCTTCGTCAAACACTTGAAGCTGCACGAAACCCAGAGCTCATGCGTGAGATGATGCGCAACACAGATAGAGCTATGAGCAACATTGAATCTTCTCCTGAGGGATTCAACATGCTGAGGCGCATGTATGAAACTGTTCAAGAGCCATTTCTTAATGCAACTACAATGGCTGGAAATGCTGAAGGCGATAGTGCAAACCCATTTGCAGCGCTTTTAGGGACCCAAACTGAGAACCAGGCCAGAGATGGATCAACTAATTTGTCAACCACTAGTTCTGAAACCACCACTGGCTCTCCTGCTCCAAATACTAACCCACTTCCCAACCCTTGGAGCA GTGGAGGTGCCCAAACTAACACCACAAGGTCGAATCCCACCAGTGATACTAGGCCACAGGCACCTACCGGGCTAGGTGGACTTGGTCTCCCTGATCTTGACAACATGTTTAGTGTTATGCCAGATGCTGCTATGGTGAACCAGTTGATGCAAAATCCAGCTATTTCACAAATGATGCAAAGCTTCATGTCCAGCCCTCAGTACATGAACCAG ATTATTGGTATGAATCCCCAACTCCGCAGCATGCTTGATTCCAATCCTCAACTAAGAGAAATGATGCAAAACCCAGAATTTCTTCGTCAATTGACATCTCCTGAGACATTGCAG CAACTTTTGACTTTCCAGCAATCTCTTATGTCTCAACTTGGTCAGCGACAGTCAACCCA GGCACAAGGTCAGACTGGTGCTGGTACAG TGCCCCCAGAAGAACTATATGCGACCCAGCTGTCACAGCTTCAAGAAATGGGTTTCTTTGACACACAAGAGAATATACGAGCACTAATTGCAACTGCAGGGAATGTCCATGCTGCAGTGGAGCGACTTTTGGGAAGCACTGGTCAATAG
- the LOC118029956 gene encoding uncharacterized protein codes for MTNNNNNNNKDAAVIPDKANEHSEAASSPRRNLNNQEEAIAPPRPAVQRSTVETGGPSSVSGPARPAGTEVGTSPAAVTLTGGASPSTPVISIGGSGTTVVDPSVAATGVAGEGSSLRKRSGKGEESSPHVSKKAKAEMDINPDSEPTCSTCGRTFASWKAVFGHMRAHPDRGWRGAFPPPQWSPEKPNDQQGDQSALRSQLAPRLLNLAIDTLNQMKQDRGHEAAGSSTNRRNFDLNTEPPRESESNSGSSSPPSSGNRFDLNKPPKADHNNGNEGASK; via the coding sequence ATgactaacaacaacaacaacaataacaaggaTGCTGCTGTCATCCCTGATAAGGCCAATGAGCATTCAGAAGCAGCCAGCAGTCCTAGAAGAAACCTCAACAATCAAGAGGAGGCTATCGCCCCACCAAGGCCAGCAGTCCAACGGTCTACTGTCGAAACCGGTGGACCTTCTTCTGTTTCTGGTCCTGCCAGGCCGGCAGGAACTGAAGTTGGTACATCTCCTGCTGCCGTGACTTTAACCGGTGGTGCTAGCCCATCAACTCCTGTAATTAGTATTGGAGGGAGTGGTACTACTGTTGTTGATCCCAGTGTTGCTGCTACTGGAGTGGCTGGAGAGGGGTCGTCCTTGAGAAAACGATCTGGAAAGGGTGAAGAGAGCAGTCCTCATGTGTCCAAGAAGGCTAAAGCAGAGATGGACATTAATCCCGACTCTGAACCGACGTGTTCCACATGTGGCCGAACATTTGCCTCCTGGAAGGCTGTATTCGGTCACATGCGTGCACACCCCGACCGCGGCTGGAGAGGTGCCTTCCCCCCTCCGCAATGGTCTCCAGAAAAGCCTAATGACCAGCAGGGAGATCAAAGTGCTTTACGAAGCCAGTTAGCACCAAGGCTGCTAAATCTGGCAATAGACACTCTAAATCAGATGAAGCAGGATCGAGGTCATGAGGCTGCTGGTTCTTCGACAAATCGGAGAAACTTTGATTTGAATACGGAACCACCGAGAGAATCAGAAAGTAATTCTGGATCCTCTTCTCCTCCAAGCAGTGGAAACCGGTTTGATCTTAATAAACCTCCGAAAGCTGATCATAACAATGGCAACGAGGGAGCatccaaataa
- the LOC118029955 gene encoding catalase-2, with protein MDPYKYRPSSSYNSPFFTTNSGAPVWNNNSSLTVGSRGPILLEDYHLVEKLANFDRERIPERVVHARGASAKGFFEVTNDISHLTCADFLRAPGVQTPVIVRFSTVIHERGSPETLRDPRGFAVKFYTREGNFDLVGNNFPVFFIRDGMKFPDMVHALKPNPKSHIQENWRILDFFSHHPESLHMFSFLLDDIGVPQDYRHMEGSGVNTYTLINKAGKAYYVKFHWKPTCGVKSLLEDEAIKVGGSNHSHATQDLYDSIKAGNYPEWKLFIQIIDPVDEDKFDFDPLDVTKTWPEDILPLMPVGRLVLNKNIDNFFAENEQLAFCPAIIVPGIYYSDDKLLQTRIFSYADTQRHRLGPNYLQLPANAPKCAHHNNHHEGFMNFMHRDEEVNYFPSRFDPVRHAERYPNPSVIHTGKREKCIIEKENNFKQPGERYRSFSPDRKERFVRRWVEALCDPRVTYEIRSIWISYWSQADKSLGQKLASHLNMRPSI; from the exons ATGGATCCTTACAAG TATCGTCCATCAAGTTCTTACAACTCTCCGTTCTTCACTACAAATTCTGGTGCTCCAGTTTGGAATAATAACTCATCGCTTACTGTTGGTTCCAGAG GTCCGATTCTGCTTGAGGACTATCATTTGGTGGAGAAACTTGCTAATTTTGACAGGGAAAGAATCCCAGAACGTGTTGTTCATGCTAGAGGTGCGAGTGCTAAAGGGTTTTTTGAAGTGACCAATGATATATCTCATCTCACTTGTGCTGATTTCCTTAGAGCCCCTGGAGTCCAGACCCCTGTTATTGTCAGGTTTTCTACTGTTATCCATGAACGCGGCAGTCCTGAAACTCTAAGAGACCCCAGAGGTTTTGCTGTGAAATTCTACACCAGAGag GGAAATTTTGATCTGGTCGGCAACAATTTCCCAGTCTTCTTCATTCGTGATGGGATGAAGTTCCCTGATATGGTTCATGCTCTCAAGCCCAACCCTAAATCACACATTCAGGAAAACTGGAGGATACTTGACTTCTTCTCACACCATCCCGAGAGCTTGCACATGTTCTCCTTCCTGCTTGATGACATTGGTGTTCCACAAGATTACAGGCACATGGAGGGCTCTGGTGTTAACACCTATACTCTAATCAACAAGGCTGGGAAGGCATATTATGTGAAATTCCACTGGAAACCAACTTGTGGGGTCAAGTCTTTATTGGAAGACGAGGCCATAAAAGTTGGTGGATCCAATCACAGCCACGCCACACAGGATCTCTATGACTCCATCAAGGCTGGGAACTACCCTGAGTGGAAGCTTTTCATTCAAATAATCGATCCAGTTGATGAAGACAAGTTTGACTTTGACCCACTTGATGTAACCAAGACTTGGCCTGAAGACATCTTGCCTTTGATGCCTGTGGGCCGCTTGGTGTTGAACAAGAATATTGATAACTTCTTTGCGGAGAACGAGCAGCTAGCATTTTGCCCTGCTATTATAGTGCCTGGTATCTACTATTCGGATGACAAGTTGCTGCAAACTAGAATCTTCTCGTATGCTGATACTCAGAGGCACCGCCTTGGGCCAAATTATCTCCAGCTTCCAGCAAATGCTCCAAAGTGTGCCCATCACAACAATCACCATGAAGGTTTCATGAATTTTATGCATAGGGACGAGGAG GTCAATTACTTCCCCTCAAGGTTTGATCCTGTCCGTCATGCTGAGAGATACCCTAATCCTTCTGTCATTCACACTGGCAAGCGTGAGAAG TGCATAATTGAGAAGGAGAATAACTTCAAGCAGCCTGGCGAGAGATACCGTTCATTTTCACCAGACAG GAAAGAGCGCTTTGTTCGCCGTTGGGTTGAGGCCTTGTGTGACCCAAGGGTTACATATGAAATCCGCAGTATTTGGATATCATACTGGTCTCAG GCTGACAAGTCTCTGGGTCAGAAGCTTGCTTCTCACCTCAATATGAGGCCAAGCATTTGA
- the LOC118029953 gene encoding phosphoinositide phosphatase SAC7: MMERAESGQKLYTRMRLWEFPDQYVIEPTDGSCGSSLAVNKADGSMNLIDEVPECSSIRVPKIRIIFGVIGMLKLVAGSYLIVITDRECVGSYLGHPIYKATSLKIFPCDQCVTNSNAEQKRVETEFSGLLNIAERTSGLYFSYDSNLTLSAQRLHDLGDESKLLPLWRQAEPRFLWNNYMLEVLIDNKLDPYLLPVVQGSFQNFQAAIGKEIVDVTLIARRCTRRNGTRMWRRGADSDGYVANFVETEQIVQMNGFTSSFVQVRGSIPFLWEQVVDLTYKPKFEIVRPEEAPRVVERHFLDLRKKYGSVLAVDLVNQHGGEGRLSEKYANAMHRVISDDVRYLHFDFHKICGHVHFERLSILYDQIVDFLEKNGYLLLNEKGEKMKEQTGVVRTNCIDCLDRTNVTQSMIGRRMLEIQLRRIGVFGADETISSHTNFDESYKILWANHGDEISIQYSGTPALKGDFVRFGKRSIQGILNDGWNSLARYYLNNFSDGTKQDSIDLLQGHYIVSVSRETTPPSQTGGLESVASFPVALALVLIGFFLALMSLRQARYDLRHLFFSIMWASLSVAIGAFVKANGRIFCKRPRLNKPRS; this comes from the exons ATGATGGAGAGAGCAGAGTCAGGGCAGAAACTCTACACACGGATGCGTTTATGGGAATTCCCAGATCAATATGTGATTGAACCAACTGATGGATCTTGTGGTTCTTCTTTGGCCGTCAATAAGGCTGATGGGTCAATGAATTTGATTG ATGAAGTTCCTGAGTGTAGCTCAATCAGGGTGCCTAAAATTAGGATAATTTTTGGTGTCATTGGGATGCTAAAGCTTGTGGCAG GGTCATACTTAATAGTTATTACAGATCGTGAATGTGTTGGATCCTACTTAGGACATCCTATCTATAAAGCTACATCATTGAAGATTTTTCCTTGTGACCAATGCGTTACAAATTCTAACGCAGAACAG AAAAGGGTGGAGACTGAATTCTCTGGGCTGCTTAACATCGCGGAGAGGACTTCTGGTCTGTATTTCTCATATGACTCCAATTTAACGCTGAG TGCTCAGCGATTGCATGATCTGGGTGATGAGTCTAAATTACTTCCTCTTTGGAGACAG GCTGAACCTAGGTTTCTGTGGAACAACTATATGTTGGAAGTTCTCATAGACAACAAG CTTGATCCATACCTACTTCCTGTTGTCCAAGGCA GCTTTCAGAACTTTCAAGCAGCCATTGGGAAAGAAATTGTTGATGTTACTCTGATTGCTAGGAGATGCACTAGGAGAAATG GCACTCGCATGTGGAGAAGAGGAGCTGACTCTGATGGGTATGTTGCTAATTTTGTGGAAACTGAGCAGATTGTTCAGATGAATGGATTCACATCATCATTTGTTCAG GTTCGGGGTTCAATTCCATTTCTTTGGGAGCAAGTTGTTGATTTGACATACAAGCCCAAGTTTGAGATTGTGAGACCTGAGGAGGCT CCTCGAGTGGTGGAGCGGCATTTTCtggatttgagaaaaaaatatgggAGTGTGTTAGCGGTTGATCTTGTCAACCAG CATGGAGGTGAGGGGCGCTTGAGCGAAAAATATGCAAATGCAATGCATCGTGTCATTAGTGATGATGTAAG ATATCTGCACTTTGATTTTCATAAAATCTGTGGGCATGTTCACTTTGAGCGCCTTTCAATCCTCTATGACCAAATTGTTGATTTCCTTGAGAAAAATGG GTACCTTTTGTTGAATGAAAAGGGTGAGAAAATGAAAGAGCAAACTGGGGTTGTGAGGACCAACTGTATTGATTGCTTAGACCGTACAAATGTTACCCAG AGCATGATAGGGCGAAGAATGTTGGAAATCCAACTTAGAAGGATTGGTGTTTTTGGAGCTGATGAAACTATTAGCTCCCATACAAACTTTGATGAAAGCTATAAAATAT TATGGGCTAATCATGGAGATGAGATAAGTATTCAATATTCTGGCACTCCTGCTTTAAAAGGAGACTTTGTGAG ATTTGGCAAGCGGAGTATCCAGGGGATCCTTAATGATGGCTGGAACTCCCTTGCCCGTTATTATTTGAACAACTTTTCTGATGGCACAAAACAG GATTCAATCGATCTCTTACAGGGACATTATATTGTTTCTGTAAGCCGAGAGACAACCCCTCCATCTCAAACAGGAGGCCTTGAGAGTGTGGCT TCTTTCCCAGTGGCTTTAGCATTGGTCTTGATTGGGTTCTTTTTGGCCCTGATGTCACTTAGGCAAG CTCGGTATGACCTCCGACACTTGTTCTTCTCAATCATGTGGGCTAGCCTTAGTGTTGCTATTGGAGCATTTGTGAAGGCAAATGGACGGATTTTCTGCAAACGGCCTCGTCTGAACAAGCCTCGATCTTAG
- the LOC118030065 gene encoding dirigent protein 1: MAHPALHHYVLAILLLALSFMATSTSTHNRRGLKSLHFTLYQQETINKTVYLIVKGVTGPDVSPSASPFGSMFVNHDLLTISPNSSSKVVGVAEAVSITCSLDGLTTVVMGKITLELKHYKGSVSVLGTANDIKVIDLPVVGGTGDFMFVQGYIKPSLVTFENPNSVYKIEFHLYWPSYVANHFSHSTDRSSTSNGV; this comes from the coding sequence ATGGCTCACCCAGCTCTACACCATTACGTTCTTGCTATTTTACTCCTTGCTCTTTCATTTATggccacctccacctccacccaCAACCGCCGCGGACTCAAATCCCTCCACTTTACACTCTACCAGCAAGAAACCATAAACAAAACAGTGTATCTCATAGTGAAGGGCGTGACAGGACCAGACGTTAGTCCTTCCGCATCCCCCTTTGGCTCCATGTTTGTTAACCACGATCTTTTGACTATTTCACCTAACTCGTCTTCAAAAGTTGTTGGAGTGGCAGAAGCAGTTTCCATAACATGCAGTCTTGATGGACTCACCACCGTTGTTATGGGGAAGATCACTTTAGAACTGAAGCACTACAAGGGATCGGTCTCCGTGCTTGGAACTGCTAACGACATCAAGGTTATTGATCTTCCTGTCGTGGGAGGCACCGGTGATTTCATGTTCGTTCAAGGCTATATAAAACCATCTCTAGTGACCTTCGAGAACCCCAATAGTGTGTACAAGATCGAGTTTCACCTGTACTGGCCTTCCTATGTTGCAAATCATTTTTCTCATAGTACTGATCGAAGTTCTACTTCGAATGGTGTCTAG